From the genome of Metarhizium brunneum chromosome 4, complete sequence, one region includes:
- the Tf2-12_12 gene encoding Transposon Tf2-12 polyprotein has product MTLLFQSQYCLTRCCSTPCFAPTVPSPRPRPHDIAPPTESQPPRQRDQAYIEDTEDEGYGSGDSIRTSSSYRPPSIEDSDDEEPHPEGSVELDIPQTLTPGQDHYRTFRPNRPRFPLEPETRARMIPDRPQLKPAPVTLKAGRRRPVHQEHHAPPMPQLSVPIPPTPNGACPPDPYDRPDLSDIKMSAATNFLQFCKGGATQCMKITWPELDAIQTETPLLKLPDLPESVFHNILEKRGDHAAISQLFPSAFHDFLDDCYSQEHLRRVTDADVDKFLKGKPDLSHEDIKARLPEWLQDKITGFLPHLANELPPRRGWDHRIELTPGREPPYQKNRPLSPRELLVVRKWLDDNLSKGFIRESRARCAAPLLLAAKPGGGVRICQDYRGLNSVTIKNRYPLPLIRETLDALCHAKYYTKLDVIAAFNKLRIAEGHEWKTAFITRFGLFESLVMPFGLCNAPASFQHYINHTLYDLLDKTCTAYLDDVLVYSQTRKEHRQHVREVIDRLIEAGLQIDINKCEFETTKTKYLGLIIASDGIQMDPDKVATVTGWEKPANVRELQRFLGFANFYRRFIRDFSSICRPLNDLLRKESAWCWTERQQHAFMQLKTAFTTGPALAFFDYNRKTVLETDASDWASGGVLSQYDDDGSLRPVAYFSSKHSAAECNYEIYDKELLAIIKALEEWRPELQGNASEFEIMTDHKNLEYFTTTKVLNQRQVRWSEFLSQFNFRIIYRPGSKAVRPDALSRRSQDVPSKSDVEDDRLKQRRKTLLPRNRFDPSALADLLGDIDDTTPMAAAPVTTLTPDLERPIDDIIDQAYNNSDLAQTMLTALRDPNVKCWPKSVRREIRIAMQDCKVRGNRIYYRDRLFLPPTDEAKIQIIYRTHSSGPGGHPGRVKTLDLITRTYWWPRMSKDVEIFVKGCDLCVRTKTSRSAPPGFLQPLPVPFRAWSDISVDYITPLPDCKRFQSIYKHILVIVCRLTKMRHFVATRTLNVDELADAFVSRVYALHGAPDNIVSDRGPQFVSEFWRQLSRRLGISLKHSSAYHPETDGQTERMNSGVEQYLRAFMSFHQNDWVDWLPLAEFAANNATSDTTGVSPFFANYGFHPRLGIEPADPCPPNLSMAQRRGFYKANTVAERFERILDQLRALAQQSIDRYERNANESRTESPIYHVGQEVWLSTKYLKTNRPMKKGDDKWTGPYEILSVYPRACRLELPDRIRIFPVFHNSLLRPVSTDEDGNRIGLPGQSEINENESRNIRGRILERDDETEEVVEKWLFDSILDCRNKDGLQYLVKWKYHAPSWQPASDLKGQDDTLLEFHREHPDKPGPATWVKKPPAQPRRSLRLRRVPLPTVKGVSFAATQLVKQIGVHFR; this is encoded by the coding sequence ATGACTCTACTTTTCCAGTCACAGTATTGCCTTACTCGCTGCTGTTCTACACCATGTTTCGCACCGACAGTACCCAGTCCCAGGCCCAGGCCGCACGATATTGCGCCACCTACCGAGTCCCAGCCCCCCCGCCAGCGGGACCAGGCCTACATCGAGGACACTGAAGATGAAGGTTACGGGAGTGGTGATTCTATACGAACCTCTTCTTCCTACCGGCCGCCTTCTATTGAAgacagcgacgacgaagagccTCACCCCGAGGGAAGTGTGGAACTAGATATCCCTCAGACCCTCACTCCCGGCCAAGATCACTACCGCACTTTTCGACCGAACCGCCCCCGTTTTCCGCTGGAGCCTGAGACCCGGGCCCGGATGATCCCCGACAGGCCACAGTTAAAGCCAGCACCTGTCACCCTGAAGGCAGGCAGACGGCGCCCAGTACACCAGGAACATCATGCTCCGCCAATGCCGCAGCTCAGTGTGCCAATTCCACCCACGCCGAATGGGGCGTGTCCGCCTGATCCATATGACCGGCCTGATCTGTCTGATATCAAGATGTCAGCCGCCACCAACTTTCTCCAGTTCTGCAAAGGCGGCGCGACCCAGTGTATGAAGATTACATGGCCTGAACTAGACGCCATCCAGACGGAAACCCCCTTACTAAAACTCCCCGACTTGCCAGAGAGCGTGTTCCACAATATCCTCGAAAAACGCGGCGACCACGCAGCCATCTCCCAACTATTCCCTAGTGCGTTCCACGATTTCCTTGATGACTGCTACAGTCAGGAACACCTGCGACGCGTGACggacgccgacgtcgacaagTTCTTGAAAGGGAAACCGGACCTCTCCCACGAAGACATTAAAGCAAGGCTTCCTGAGTGGCTTCAAGATAAAATAACTGGGTTCCTGCCCCATCTAGCGAATGAATTACCTCCACGACGCGGTTGGGATCATAGAATCGAACTTACCCCTGGCAGGGAGCCCCCATATCAGAAGAACCGCCCGTTATCCCCTAGAGAGCTCCTTGTTGTTCGGAAGTGGCTTGATGATAACCTATCTAAGGGATTCATCCGTGAGTCGCGCGCCCGATGTGCAGCGCCCCTTCTCCTGGCCGCGAAACCTGGTGGTGGTGTACGTATCTGTCAGGACTACCGCGGACTCAACTCGGTCACAATCAAGAACAGATACCCGCTGCCACTGATCCGCGAAACCTTAGACGCTCTCTGCCACGCCAAGTACTATACAAAGCTGGATGTTATCGCTGCCTTCAACAAGCTACGCATTGCCGAGGGGCACGAGTGGAAAACCGCATTCATCACACGCTTTGGCCTTTTCGAATCATTGGTCATGCCCTTCGGTCTCTGTAACGCCCCCGCTTCGTTCCAACACTATATCAACCATACTCTGTACGACCTGCTCGATAAGACCTGTACGGCCTATCTCGACGATGTTTTAGTCTATTCACAAACGCGCAAAGAACACCGCCAACACGTCCGCGAAGTTATAGACCGCCTGATAGAAGCGGGCTTGCAAATCGATATTAACAAATGCGAGTTTGAAACAACAAAAACCAAGTACCTTGGACTCATCATAGCTAGTGATGGAATCCAGATGGACCCAGACAAAGTGGCGACGGTTACTGGGTGGGAAAAGCCCGCCAACGTGCGCGAACTCCAACGCTTCCTCGGATTCGCAAACTTCTACCGCCGCTTCATCCGGGATTTCTCCTCAATCTGCCGGCCTCTGAACGATCTCCTACGGAAAGAGTCAGCCTGGTGCTGGACCGAACGGCAGCAGCACGCCTTCATGCAACTAAAGACCGCGTTCACCACAGGTCCTGCCCTTGCCTTCTTTGACTACAACCGTAAAACTGTCCTGGAAACAGATGCTTCCGATTGGGCCTCTGGTGGAGTACTGTCTCAgtatgacgacgatggcagTCTACGACCTGTTGCGTACTTCTCTTCTAAGCACTCCGCAGCCGAATGCAATTACGAGATCTATGATAAGGAACTACTCGCTATCATCAAAGCCCTAGAAGAATGGCGACCGGAGCTCCAAGGGAACGCGTCGGAGTTCGAGATCATGACAGACCATAAGAACCTCGAGTACTTCACAACAACCAAGGTTCTGAATCAGCGTCAGGTTCGCTGGTCCGAGTTCCTCTCCCAGTTCAACTTTCGCATCATCTACCGCCCAGGGTCCAAAGCCGTTCGACCAGACGCTCTTAGCCGACGATCCCAGGATGTGCCGTCCAAATCTGACGTTGAGGACGATCGCCTGAAACAGCGAAGGAAGACCCTGCTACCCCGGAACAGGTTCGACCCGTCCGCTCTCGCAGACTTACTCGGCGACATTGATGACACGACTCCCATGGCAGCGGCGCCCGTGACCACCCTTACCCCGGATCTGGAGAGACCTATTGACGACATTATTGACCAGGCATACAACAACTCTGACCTCGCCCAGACTATGCTGACAGCACTACGAGACCCCAACGTCAAATGTTGGCCTAAATCGGTTCGCAGAGAGATACGAATAGCCATGCAGGACTGCAAAGTCCGGGGTAACCGGATTTACTACCGGGACCGCCTGTTTCTACCCCCCACCgacgaagccaagatccAAATCATTTACAGAACGCACTCATCGGGACCAGGAGGGCATCCTGGCCGTGTCAAAACACTCGACTTAATCACGCGGACGTATTGGTGGCCACGAATGTCAAAAGATGTCGAGATCTTCGTAAAAGGATGCGACCTCTGTGTGCGCACGAAGACATCTCGTTCTGCCCCGCCTGGATTCTTACAACCGCTTCCCGTCCCGTTTCGTGCCTGGTCGGATATCTCCGTTGATTATATCACGCCCCTGCCCGACTGCAAGCGCTTTCAGTCCATTTATAAACATATCCTGGTAATTGTGTGCCGTCTGACTAAGATGCGTCACTTTGTGGCCACGCGAACCCTTAAcgttgatgagcttgccgACGCGTTCGTGAGCAGAGTTTATGCGCTACACGGAGCCCCAGACAACATTGTCTCCGACCGTGGCCCTCAGTTTGTATCCGAATTCTGGAGACAGCTATCCAGACGACTTGGTATTTCCCTGAAGCATTCTTCGGCCTACCACCCCGAGACGGACGGTCAGACAGAGCGCATGAACTCAGGGGTAGAGCAGTACCTCCGCGCGTTTATGAGCTTCCACCAAAACGATTGGGTGGACTGGCTTCCGCTGGCTGAGTTTGCCGCGAATAATGCCACGTCAGACACAACTGGCGTCTCGCCGTTCTTCGCAAACTATGGCTTTCATCCGCGCCTTGGCATAGAACCCGCAGATCCATGCCCGCCGAACCTCTCCATGGCACAGAGGAGAGGGTTTTATAAGGCTAACACTGTTGCCGAGCGTTTCGAACGGATCCTCGACCAGCTCCGCGCCCTAGCCCAGCAGTCCATTGACAGATATGAGCGTAATGCCAATGAGTCCCGCACGGAGTCCCCTATATACCATGTCGGTCAAGAGGTATGGTTGAGTACCAAATACCTTAAGACCAACCGACCAATGAAGAAAGGGGATGATAAGTGGACGGGTCCTTATGAGATCCTTAGTGTGTATCCACGCGCATGTCGCCTCGAACTCCCCGACCGCATCCGCATATTTCCCGTGTTCCACAACTCACTGTTGCGACCAGTCTCTACAGACGAAGACGGGAACCGCATAGGGCTCCCTGGCCAGAGTGAGATTAATGAAAATGAGTCCCGGAACATCCGCGGCCGCATCCTCGAGCGGGACGACGAAACGGAAGAGGTGGTAGAGAAATGGTTATTTGATTCGATCCTTGACTGCCGTAATAAGGACGGTTTACAGTACCTCGTCAAGTGGAAATATCATGCCCCAAGCTGGCAACCAGCATCAGATCTGAAGGGACAGGACGACACACTCCTAGAATTCCACCGCGAGCACCCTGACAAGCCCGGCCCCGCTACCTGGGTGAAGAAACCCCCAGCTCAACCAAGACGAAGTCTCCGCCTACGACGAGTACCACTTCCAACGGTGAAAGGAGTATCCTTCGCAGCGACACAACTGGTGAAGCAGATTGGGGTCCATTTTCGGTAG
- the HMGR_2 gene encoding 3-hydroxy-3-methylglutaryl-coenzyme A reductase, with protein MSKTLLSNSEAAVSPEVLVKSRQGSNAHRPARLDVDLHAMTAPSLLIRKLYNTGHTNHDVPVMKQYNGLNEADVLSKCVAEEIPLHALEHYTQGPDQAVALRRRVLAKFLAITGLSGKSLAKLPHQNYNWDLVVGSYCENVIGYMPVPVGVAGPVLIDSKNFFIPMATTEGALIASTNRGCKAINNAGGVTTNLTDDGITRGPCVQFPGTERAAFAKNWISSHEGQVILRDAFESTSNIAKLRRVNASIAGRSLYIRFKATTGDAMGMNMISKGVENALRVMSQDPKFEDMRVVSLSGNYCTDKKASALNWIEGRGKSVVAEAVIPHQAVQSVLKCTAEAMVRINNSKNLVGSAMAGVIGGYNAHAANIVAAIFIATGQDPAQVVESANCITLMEW; from the exons ATGTCGAAAACATTACTCAGCAATAGCGAAGCTGCCGTATCTCCCGAAGTGCTAGTAAAATCTCGACAGGGAAGTAATGCCCAT CGACCCGCAAGGCTCGACGTGGATCTGCATGCTATGACAGCGCCCTCACTCCTTATACGTAAACTGTATAATACCGGGCATACGAATCATGACGTGCCTGTTATGAAACAGTACAATGGTCTGAATGAGGCAGATGTTCTGTCTAAGTGCGTTGCAGAAGAAATACCACTTCATGCCCTTGAACACTACACGCAAGGCCCAGACCAGGCGGTAGCCCTAAGGCGTCGTGTCCTGGCCAAATTTCTTGCCATCACAGGGCTCAGTGGAAAAAGTCTTGCGAAATTACCGCACCAGAACTACAACTGGGATCTCGTCGTTGGCTCCTATTGTGAAAACGTAATTGGGTACATGCCGGTCCCGGTTGGCGTGGCTGGCCCTGTCTTGATTGATTCAAAGAATTTTTTTATCCCTATGGCTACAACAGAGGGCGCACTTATTGCTAGTACGAATAGAGGCTGCAAGGCAATTAACAACGCAGGCGGCGTCACTACGAATCTAACCGATGATGGCATCACCCGTGGTCCATGCGTCCAATTCCCCGGTACAGAACGAGCAGCTTTTGCCAAGAATTGGATTAGCTCACACGAGGGCCAGGTCATCTTGCGCGATGCTTTTGAGAGCACCAGTAATATTGCCAAGTTGCGAAGGGTCAATGCAAGCATTGCTGGGAGAAGTCTATATATCCGGTTCAAGGCGACAACCGGCGACGCCATGGGTATGAACATGATTTCAAAAGGTGTCGAAAATGCCCTGCGAGTTATGAGCCAAGACCCCAAGTTTGAAGACATGCGAGTCGTTTCTTTGTCTGGCAACTACTGCACAGACAAAAAAGCTTCTGCGCTCAATTGGATCGAAGGTAGAGGTAAGAGTGTCGTAGCAGAAGCTGTTATCCCACATCAAGCTGTTCAATCAGTCTTAAAATGCACCGCCGAAGCAATGGTTCGAATCAATAATTCAAAGAATCTTGTCGGCTCGGCGATGGCAGGAGTTATTGGCGGGTATAATGCTCATGCCGCCAATAttgtcgccgccatcttcatcgctaCCGGGCAGGATCCAGCACAGGTCGTGGAAAGCGCAAATTGCATAACTCTCATGGAGTGGTAG
- the CEABS gene encoding (+)-corvol ether B synthase/(+)-corvol ether A synthase (2E,6E)-farnesyl diphosphate cyclizing, which yields MEKQILEPQLSALRLPAFNVPWPGARSPHAEVIEARMIEWADHYDLLVNDEHRSRVIRARYGWLAARCYPNAAKELLQVIADYFVWFFLADDLFVDRVETVSGDTLRNLTAMIDVLDFNSAGLEPVWGELAWLDVCRRLRSLLQAEPFERFAQGMRLWATTAGLQILNHIRPKSVGIREYQTIRRHTSGMNPCTALSDAANNGSVKPYEFYQPDVQALVRRANNIVCWANDIQSLGVEIRQPGQFRNMVVIYAEQGGSLQNSVETTAARVDAEISSFLELADAVTARANVTLRGLVDGLKYWIRGYLDWVEHDTLRYVDKFAAVDADDRFLSTPQVASRHSV from the coding sequence ATGGAAAAACAAATCTTGGAGCCTCAACTTTCGGCATTACGCCTTCCGGCTTTTAATGTTCCTTGGCCTGGGGCACGCTCACCCCATGCGGAGGTGATTGAGGCGAGGATGATTGAGTGGGCTGATCACTACGATCTTCTGGTGAACGACGAACATCGCAGTCGGGTAATACGGGCCCGTTACGGCTGGCTCGCAGCGCGATGCTATCCAAACGCTGCAAAAGAATTACTTCAAGTAATTGCAGACTACTTCGTCTGGTTTTTTCTCGCCGACGACTTGTTTGTTGACCGTGTTGAGACAGTTTCGGGTGACACTCTGCGCAACTTGACGGCTATGATTGATGTTCTTGACTTCAACTCTGCTGGACTGGAGCCAGTATGGGGTGAACTTGCATGGCTCGACGTTTGTCGCAGGCTGCGAAGTCTGCTGCAGGCTGAACCGTTCGAGCGGTTCGCCCAAGGAATGCGGCTATGGGCAACAACTGCCGGCCTTCAAATTCTCAACCACATACGACCGAAATCTGTCGGCATACGTGAATATCAAACTATCCGGCGTCATACAAGTGGCATGAACCCTTGCACTGCTCTGTCAGATGCTGCCAACAATGGCTCGGTTAAACCTTACGAGTTCTATCAGCCTGATGTGCAGGCACTTGTACGCCGAGCAAATAACATTGTCTGTTGGGCCAATGACATTCAGAGCCTGGGTGTAGAAATTCGACAGCCTGGTCAATTTAGAAACATGGTGGTAATCTACGCTGAGCAGGGTGGTTCTTTACAGAATAGTGTCGAAACTACCGCTGCTCGCGTGGATGCTGAAATTTCCAGCTTTTTGGAGCTCGCGGACGCCGTTACAGCCCGGGCAAATGTTACGCTGCGAGGTCTCGTTGACGGACTTAAGTACTGGATACGGGGATATCTGGATTGGGTAGAGCACGACACGCTGCGCTATGTGGATAAATTTGCTGCGGTTGACGCTGATGATCGATTCCTGTCTACGCCTCAAGTTGCTTCTAGACATAGTGTGTAA